In Bacteroides coprosuis DSM 18011, the following are encoded in one genomic region:
- a CDS encoding integral membrane sensor signal transduction histidine kinase (COGs: COG0642 Signal transduction histidine kinase~InterPro IPR003661:IPR003594~KEGG: fjo:Fjoh_3050 integral membrane sensor signal transduction histidine kinase~PFAM: Signal transduction histidine kinase, subgroup 1, dimerisation/phosphoacceptor domain; ATPase-like, ATP-binding domain~SMART: Signal transduction histidine kinase, subgroup 1, dimerisation/phosphoacceptor domain; ATPase-like, ATP-binding domain~SPTR: Sensor sensor histidine kinase;~IMG reference gene:2504107202~PFAM: Histidine kinase-, DNA gyrase B-, and HSP90-like ATPase; His Kinase A (phosphoacceptor) domain), whose translation MHSLRLKSFFQFLISTALVLLLGSPLFYYIMVVFYRGDLDEVIEYRSRQFITQQLPIIPHNQLSAWNKLNPDLQVLPFIESTVIGKPIQKSYYSEASGHILEYRVLYTPVDIEGVPHLLMSRTPMIDKADLGRTIAYQISLVFIFLIIAQTLAHRFVMKRLWRPFYDTLRAMNKFSLLSDNIPKFKATTTREFKWLNDNLQELMVKTLKSYDQQKQFIENASHELQTPLAIIQSQLDLLVQDPDLTPAQNEIIQSLYTVSAQTRRLNKNLLLLAKIENCQYSELEEVDLALLMENMTELFNEIANAEQVSLSLDIKGDNSIQANSSLVQVLITNLISNGIHYNYKGGELKIVLQGNTLQVANTSKTEELDENIIFRRFVRKSVDNTGSGLGLAIVDLICKFHKWEIHYRYDNGFHNFVVDFTPQKS comes from the coding sequence ATGCATAGCCTACGGTTAAAGAGTTTCTTCCAGTTTCTTATATCTACTGCACTCGTACTTTTACTAGGCAGCCCCCTATTCTATTATATCATGGTGGTATTTTATAGGGGAGATTTAGATGAGGTTATAGAATATCGCTCAAGGCAGTTTATTACCCAGCAACTACCTATTATTCCTCATAACCAACTTTCTGCATGGAATAAACTCAACCCGGACTTACAAGTTCTTCCATTTATAGAATCTACAGTTATAGGTAAACCTATTCAGAAGAGTTACTACAGCGAGGCTTCTGGACACATTCTAGAATATCGTGTTTTATACACTCCTGTGGATATAGAAGGGGTTCCACATTTATTGATGTCGCGCACACCGATGATAGATAAAGCAGATTTAGGGAGAACAATCGCTTATCAGATTTCTCTTGTCTTTATCTTTTTAATTATTGCACAAACCTTGGCACACCGCTTTGTTATGAAAAGGTTATGGAGACCTTTTTATGATACCCTTAGAGCGATGAACAAATTTAGTTTGCTTAGCGACAATATTCCTAAATTTAAAGCTACTACTACGAGAGAGTTTAAATGGCTAAATGATAACCTTCAGGAGTTGATGGTAAAGACTCTAAAAAGCTATGACCAGCAGAAGCAGTTTATAGAGAATGCTTCTCATGAGTTACAAACGCCACTAGCTATCATTCAATCTCAACTAGATTTACTTGTGCAAGATCCAGATTTGACTCCCGCACAAAATGAAATTATTCAATCCTTATATACAGTATCTGCACAAACCAGAAGACTGAACAAAAACCTACTTTTATTAGCAAAAATTGAAAATTGTCAGTATTCAGAATTAGAAGAGGTCGATTTAGCTCTTTTAATGGAGAATATGACAGAGCTTTTTAATGAAATAGCCAATGCAGAGCAAGTCTCTTTATCTCTAGATATTAAAGGAGATAATAGTATTCAAGCTAATTCCTCATTAGTACAAGTGTTAATAACCAACCTAATATCCAATGGTATTCATTATAACTATAAAGGTGGCGAACTTAAGATTGTACTTCAAGGCAACACTCTACAAGTAGCAAATACCAGCAAGACAGAAGAACTAGATGAAAATATTATTTTCAGACGCTTCGTAAGGAAGAGTGTGGACAATACGGGCTCTGGACTAGGACTAGCGATAGTAGATTTAATATGTAAGTTTCATAAATGGGAAATCCACTATCGGTACGACAATGGATTTCATAATTTTGTTGTTGATTTTACACCACAAAAGAGTTAG
- a CDS encoding TonB-dependent receptor (COGs: COG4771 Outer membrane receptor for ferrienterochelin and colicins~InterPro IPR012910:IPR000531~KEGG: pdi:BDI_3411 TonB-dependent receptor~PFAM: TonB-dependent receptor, beta-barrel; TonB-dependent receptor, plug~SPTR: Putative uncharacterized protein;~IMG reference gene:2504107200~PFAM: TonB dependent receptor; TonB-dependent Receptor Plug Domain), translated as MLYTRILTFVSMIFCVQTILAQSFNVAGKVSDQSTGEPIAGAKVYIPQTGKGALVDANGNFTISNLPPNTYTIVASFIGYKPQEKEFVINNAPVKLNFELTTESYALNEIVVTGTGTEHYLKDAPVQTEVISGKALKEFSGRDIEDVLSGLSSSLAFTPSEMGSGIHINGLKNDYVLVLIDGKRMNTSVGGQNDLSRINMENIQRIEIVKGAASSLYGSDAIGGVINFITKRNKEELSISNSTRMGEHEDIRQSNNFVLGNKYIKSTSSFNLKHTHGWQNTTDEWHRNRLIHNSVTKTVNRSTNYTIGESLLFNPTKHLELMGDISFYEKWTDRPMGIPNWRYSDLYYRNQDYSLGGKYKLPQGHWISFDSSFNRNDYFYDYHTREYTDYHDYEGNRITHYKGDRVLQSSQRRWINNLKAVFYLGEKNTLQTGIEHIWDKLVAPLRLEGNQAIAYSIDYYIQDEWNITDRLNLTAGMRYGHHKDFEHTFSPKISTMYKLGDFNFRATYSHGFKAPTMKELYYHYYATIMSKFKAYYGDSNLKPQRSNYYSVNVEYHKPKFTASVTAYHNRIKDMNSLQSTTTSYEDRMLLVEETMHYVNLAKARTYGMDFTFDITLPYNFRIGGGYSYLDAKAQRTDDESADDYMQYVHMDATSKNNANLKVQWDKKWDGYKLGLTLNGRYQSTRYYTSHGNAKGHQLWRLNSYHGFINNKKFKLDVNAGIDNIFNYVDRTPFGLNRATTSPGRNFYVSLAAKFQIKNF; from the coding sequence ATGTTATATACACGAATACTCACATTTGTGAGCATGATATTTTGTGTCCAAACCATTTTAGCGCAGAGTTTTAATGTCGCAGGCAAGGTTAGTGACCAATCAACAGGGGAACCTATTGCTGGAGCAAAGGTTTATATTCCTCAAACTGGCAAGGGAGCCCTTGTTGATGCCAATGGCAACTTTACCATTAGCAACTTGCCGCCAAACACATATACTATAGTAGCCTCATTTATAGGCTATAAACCTCAAGAAAAAGAATTTGTAATAAATAATGCTCCCGTTAAGCTCAACTTTGAGCTTACTACGGAGTCTTATGCCCTCAACGAAATCGTTGTTACGGGTACTGGCACAGAACATTACCTCAAAGATGCCCCCGTACAAACGGAAGTGATATCGGGCAAAGCCCTCAAAGAGTTTTCAGGTAGAGATATTGAGGATGTATTAAGTGGATTATCCTCTTCTCTAGCTTTTACACCGAGTGAGATGGGAAGTGGTATTCATATTAATGGGCTCAAGAATGATTATGTCTTAGTACTGATCGACGGTAAACGTATGAACACTAGCGTAGGTGGTCAAAATGATTTAAGTCGCATCAATATGGAGAATATTCAGCGTATTGAAATTGTGAAAGGAGCAGCTTCTTCTCTCTATGGTTCAGATGCTATCGGTGGGGTAATCAATTTTATTACCAAACGAAACAAGGAAGAATTGAGTATCTCCAACAGTACCCGTATGGGGGAACACGAGGATATTCGCCAAAGTAACAACTTTGTACTCGGCAATAAATATATCAAATCTACCTCTTCATTTAATCTCAAGCACACTCACGGCTGGCAAAATACCACTGATGAATGGCACAGAAATAGGCTAATTCACAATAGTGTAACCAAAACGGTAAACCGTTCTACCAACTACACCATCGGAGAAAGTCTATTATTTAACCCTACAAAGCATCTTGAGCTTATGGGAGATATTAGCTTCTATGAAAAGTGGACAGATCGACCTATGGGCATTCCAAATTGGAGGTATAGTGACCTCTACTATCGCAATCAAGATTACAGCCTAGGAGGTAAATACAAATTACCTCAAGGACATTGGATCTCTTTTGATTCTTCATTCAATAGAAATGATTATTTCTACGATTATCATACTCGTGAATATACCGATTATCACGATTATGAAGGAAATAGAATTACCCACTACAAAGGCGACAGAGTATTACAATCTTCTCAGCGCAGATGGATTAACAATCTAAAAGCTGTTTTCTATTTAGGAGAAAAGAATACGCTACAAACAGGTATTGAACACATTTGGGATAAGTTGGTAGCTCCTTTACGATTGGAAGGTAACCAAGCTATTGCTTATTCTATCGACTATTACATTCAAGATGAATGGAATATCACTGATCGTTTAAACCTTACGGCAGGCATGAGATATGGACATCATAAAGACTTTGAACATACTTTTTCTCCTAAGATATCAACGATGTACAAGCTAGGAGATTTCAACTTCAGAGCTACTTATTCTCATGGATTCAAAGCCCCTACTATGAAAGAGCTTTACTACCATTATTATGCTACAATCATGAGTAAGTTTAAGGCTTATTATGGGGATTCCAACTTAAAACCTCAGCGCTCCAATTATTATTCGGTAAATGTGGAATATCACAAACCTAAGTTTACAGCGAGTGTTACAGCATATCACAACCGCATAAAGGATATGAATTCTCTACAATCCACAACTACTTCTTATGAAGACAGAATGCTATTGGTAGAAGAAACTATGCATTATGTAAACCTAGCAAAAGCTAGGACTTATGGTATGGATTTCACTTTTGACATTACCCTACCCTACAACTTCCGTATTGGAGGTGGATACAGTTACCTCGATGCTAAAGCTCAACGAACAGATGATGAGTCGGCAGATGACTATATGCAATATGTACACATGGATGCAACTTCCAAAAACAATGCAAATCTCAAAGTACAATGGGATAAAAAATGGGATGGGTATAAACTAGGTCTTACTCTTAACGGACGCTATCAATCTACCCGTTATTATACTTCACATGGAAATGCAAAAGGCCATCAACTGTGGAGACTGAATTCCTATCACGGATTTATTAATAACAAGAAATTCAAACTCGATGTAAATGCAGGTATTGATAATATCTTCAATTACGTAGATCGTACTCCCTTTGGACTTAATCGAGCTACTACATCACCAGGTAGGAACTTCTATGTATCACTTGCAGCTAAATTTCAGATTAAAAACTTCTAA
- a CDS encoding two component transcriptional regulator, winged helix family (COGs: COG0745 Response regulators consisting of a CheY-like receiver domain and a winged-helix DNA-binding domain~InterPro IPR001789:IPR001867~KEGG: cpi:Cpin_4882 two component transcriptional regulator, winged helix family~PFAM: Signal transduction response regulator, receiver domain; Signal transduction response regulator, C-terminal~SMART: Signal transduction response regulator, receiver domain; Signal transduction response regulator, C-terminal~SPTR: Two-component system response regulator;~IMG reference gene:2504107203~PFAM: Response regulator receiver domain; Transcriptional regulatory protein, C terminal) encodes MKILIIEDEKTLSDNMMRYLTANNYRCEQAFTYEEGLEKISLYSYSCILLDLNLPDGDGMHLLEEIRNNKIDSGVIIISARGALDDKIRGLMTGADDYLAKPFSLPELSVRIYALLRRRLGTTSTNTLESNGIVIDLLGKTAKVNGESLNLTKTEYNLLLFLIANKNRVISKNAIAEHLSGDMADMFNSHNFIYTHIKNLKAKLAQYNVDSSIRTVYGTGYQWAE; translated from the coding sequence ATGAAAATATTGATTATTGAAGATGAAAAGACACTTTCAGATAACATGATGCGTTATCTTACTGCAAACAACTATCGGTGTGAGCAGGCTTTCACTTATGAGGAAGGCTTAGAAAAGATAAGCCTTTACTCTTATAGTTGTATTTTGTTGGATTTAAACTTACCCGATGGTGATGGTATGCACCTGCTCGAAGAAATTAGAAATAACAAGATTGACAGTGGAGTCATTATCATATCAGCTAGAGGAGCCTTGGATGATAAAATAAGAGGACTTATGACAGGGGCAGATGATTATTTGGCAAAACCTTTCTCGTTACCAGAACTTAGTGTACGTATCTATGCCCTTTTAAGACGAAGACTAGGTACTACTTCTACCAATACTTTGGAATCTAATGGTATAGTGATAGACTTATTGGGAAAAACAGCCAAAGTAAATGGTGAATCACTTAACCTCACTAAAACAGAGTACAATTTACTTCTCTTCCTTATCGCTAATAAAAACAGAGTTATTTCAAAGAATGCTATAGCCGAACATCTCTCGGGAGATATGGCAGATATGTTTAATAGTCATAACTTTATATATACCCATATCAAAAATTTAAAAGCAAAATTAGCCCAATACAATGTAGATTCTTCTATTCGCACTGTCTATGGTACAGGATATCAATGGGCAGAATAA
- a CDS encoding phosphoesterase PA-phosphatase related protein (InterPro IPR000326~KEGG: pdi:BDI_0953 putative membrane-associated phospholipid phosphatase~PFAM: Phosphatidic acid phosphatase type 2/haloperoxidase~SMART: Phosphatidic acid phosphatase type 2/haloperoxidase~SPTR: Putative membrane-associated phospholipid phosphatase;~IMG reference gene:2504107204~PFAM: PAP2 superfamily), with protein sequence MTILENVLLWERDLFLKLNGSSSSLLDAMMWLFSGSIMWIPIAVFFIFTIAYKKKWTEWLPILLAISLVVLFCDTFSSGICKPFFMRLRPTHHPLFMDEVQTLFGYRGAKYGFISGHATNFFGFAMLTAHIFKNRIYTIIIFIWAFFVAYSRVYLGVHFISDVLAGALAGMAIGYATYRLYKTFLVHCPRQLAQPVSDSRLAGRNIAFVLLLNTLLFSIFSQDIVGALEHN encoded by the coding sequence ATGACAATACTTGAAAACGTACTCCTCTGGGAGAGAGATCTTTTCTTAAAACTAAACGGAAGTTCTTCCTCTTTGCTAGACGCTATGATGTGGCTTTTTTCAGGCTCCATTATGTGGATACCCATTGCTGTGTTTTTTATTTTTACTATTGCTTACAAAAAGAAATGGACGGAGTGGTTACCTATACTTTTAGCTATAAGTTTGGTGGTGTTATTCTGTGATACATTCTCTTCAGGTATTTGTAAACCATTTTTTATGCGTTTACGTCCTACGCATCATCCTTTATTTATGGATGAAGTGCAAACCTTATTTGGTTACCGAGGAGCAAAATACGGATTTATATCAGGTCATGCAACCAATTTCTTTGGTTTTGCCATGTTGACGGCTCATATCTTTAAAAATAGAATTTACACGATCATTATTTTTATTTGGGCGTTTTTTGTAGCCTATTCAAGAGTATATTTAGGTGTACATTTTATTTCAGATGTACTAGCTGGTGCTCTGGCTGGTATGGCAATCGGATATGCTACATATAGATTGTATAAGACATTTTTGGTGCATTGCCCTCGTCAATTGGCTCAGCCCGTATCCGATTCACGATTAGCAGGAAGAAATATAGCTTTTGTACTTCTGCTCAATACGCTCCTATTTTCTATTTTTAGTCAAGACATTGTAGGAGCTCTAGAACACAACTAA
- a CDS encoding Conserved hypothetical protein CHP00147 (COGs: COG1597 Sphingosine kinase~InterPro IPR005218:IPR001206~KEGG: bfs:BF2462 hypothetical protein~PFAM: Diacylglycerol kinase, catalytic domain~SMART: Diacylglycerol kinase, catalytic domain~SPTR: Putative uncharacterized protein;~TIGRFAM: Diacylglycerol/lipid kinase~IMG reference gene:2504107201~PFAM: Diacylglycerol kinase catalytic domain~TIGRFAM: lipid kinase, YegS/Rv2252/BmrU family), with translation MKKITFIINPISGTGKKDQIPKLIDQILDPQKAKYEIIYTEYAGHAKEISAKKATEGVDVVVAVGGDGTVNEVASSLVHTHTALGILPCGSGNGLARHLGVPLRQAEAIALLQNGDEHIIDYGKINKERLFFCSCGVGFDALVSWKFAQASTRGLLTYCQIAIKENFSYKAETYKLTADTGETLEDKAFVIAFGNAAQYGNDAFIAPHASIQDGVLDVTLIKPISLYDTPILSYQLFAGTIDKNKKTRTLKCREVTLEREKEGPMHYDGEPFMAPKDLTIEIIKGGLKVITHPKKKI, from the coding sequence ATGAAGAAAATTACGTTTATAATTAATCCCATATCGGGAACTGGAAAGAAAGACCAGATCCCTAAATTGATAGATCAAATACTAGATCCTCAAAAAGCAAAATACGAAATCATCTATACAGAATATGCCGGTCATGCCAAAGAAATTTCAGCAAAAAAGGCCACTGAAGGGGTTGATGTGGTAGTAGCTGTGGGAGGAGATGGCACAGTGAATGAAGTGGCTAGCTCACTAGTACACACCCATACGGCTTTGGGTATTTTGCCCTGTGGCTCTGGCAATGGCCTGGCTAGGCATCTGGGTGTTCCTTTAAGACAAGCAGAAGCTATAGCACTCTTGCAAAACGGAGATGAACATATCATTGATTACGGAAAAATAAATAAAGAGAGATTGTTTTTCTGTTCGTGTGGGGTAGGTTTTGATGCCTTAGTCAGTTGGAAGTTTGCTCAGGCCTCTACGAGAGGGCTACTTACTTATTGCCAGATAGCTATCAAAGAGAATTTTTCTTACAAAGCAGAGACGTATAAACTGACTGCCGATACGGGAGAAACGCTGGAAGATAAAGCTTTCGTTATTGCTTTTGGTAATGCAGCTCAGTATGGCAATGATGCATTCATTGCTCCACATGCTTCTATACAAGATGGTGTTTTAGATGTTACCTTAATTAAGCCGATTAGCTTGTATGATACACCTATTCTTTCTTATCAACTTTTTGCAGGAACAATAGATAAGAATAAAAAGACAAGAACATTAAAATGCCGTGAAGTTACGCTTGAAAGAGAAAAAGAAGGTCCGATGCATTATGATGGCGAACCCTTTATGGCTCCTAAAGATTTAACGATTGAAATCATTAAAGGAGGATTAAAAGTAATTACTCATCCTAAAAAGAAAATCTAA
- a CDS encoding pyridoxamine 5'-phosphate oxidase-related FMN-binding protein (COGs: COG3467 flavin-nucleotide-binding protein~KEGG: toc:Toce_0333 pyridoxamine 5'-phosphate oxidase-related FMN-binding protein~SPTR: Pyridoxamine 5'-phosphate oxidase-related FMN-binding protein;~IMG reference gene:2504107198) — translation MRRKDRQMDAAFGLQIIDKAAYAVVSVVDELGCPYSIPISPVRIGDVIYFHSAQGGRKVELLTEGKPMCMVFVGDVQVPELYSEEELKVMEHDELRATELTRRVFTTEYESAIVKGKILKVQDEEERAKAFRAISMKYCPSKERLIDSAIRAGGGRAFIYAVGIDELTAKRKKYDASGEEIKSRDKV, via the coding sequence ATGCGTAGAAAAGATAGACAGATGGATGCGGCATTTGGTCTGCAAATAATAGATAAAGCAGCCTATGCTGTGGTTTCTGTGGTGGATGAATTAGGTTGTCCTTACTCAATTCCCATATCTCCTGTTCGGATAGGGGATGTAATCTACTTTCATTCGGCTCAGGGAGGAAGAAAGGTAGAACTTCTCACTGAGGGTAAACCGATGTGTATGGTGTTTGTAGGAGATGTACAAGTTCCCGAACTTTATTCTGAGGAAGAACTTAAAGTGATGGAGCATGATGAATTAAGAGCCACCGAACTTACTCGCCGTGTTTTTACAACAGAATATGAGTCTGCCATAGTGAAGGGAAAGATTCTTAAAGTACAAGATGAAGAGGAAAGAGCTAAAGCTTTCAGAGCCATCTCTATGAAGTACTGTCCTTCAAAAGAGCGATTGATAGATTCGGCTATACGAGCAGGCGGAGGGAGAGCCTTTATATATGCGGTAGGGATAGATGAACTCACAGCTAAACGGAAAAAGTATGACGCATCGGGTGAAGAGATAAAGTCTAGAGATAAAGTCTAG
- a CDS encoding anaerobic cobalt chelatase (COGs: COG4822 Cobalamin biosynthesis protein CbiK Co2+ chelatase~InterPro IPR010388~KEGG: pdi:BDI_3410 putative heme-binding protein FetB~PFAM: Anaerobic cobalt chelatase~SPTR: Putative uncharacterized protein;~IMG reference gene:2504107199~PFAM: Cobalt chelatase (CbiK)) encodes MKHLFKALFVGIFALTAGIFASCSSDDDNQDDRKAVYMEKKNDKALLLCSFGSTYEQPQKTYDAIIADFEKAFPGTDIYMSFTSRTIISRVYAQINKAYAQPDVWLKEIQKAGYKEVMVQSLHIIPGSEYVSLMDTEVYKNFMSKYPDIKVARGACLLKSEEDLDEVAKVLYNYYKKNLDNGEVVAFMGHGNPEEEYSHANGRYKQLEARLQKLSGKKNIFIGTVDWKEMMFGHVRDGIIAYAKEKGLAETEYKKQVVTLAPLMSIAGDHAQNDMLGGLEQGQKESDVDPFEADFDERKGEPCAEFTWILKLEKLGFTINPEGSTTDPEKFSVLGLGDHAALRQIWVNHLKDAKFESWNEKFNEKD; translated from the coding sequence ATGAAACATTTATTTAAAGCCCTATTTGTGGGTATATTCGCCCTTACGGCTGGTATTTTTGCCTCATGTTCTTCTGACGACGACAACCAAGACGACAGAAAAGCTGTGTATATGGAAAAGAAAAACGACAAAGCTCTACTTCTATGTTCTTTTGGTAGTACTTATGAGCAACCTCAAAAAACTTACGATGCTATTATTGCAGACTTTGAAAAAGCATTCCCTGGTACTGATATTTATATGTCTTTTACCTCTCGTACTATCATCTCTAGAGTATATGCTCAAATAAACAAAGCGTATGCACAACCTGATGTTTGGTTGAAAGAGATACAAAAGGCAGGATATAAAGAGGTGATGGTACAATCCCTTCACATTATCCCTGGTAGTGAATACGTAAGCTTAATGGATACTGAAGTATATAAAAACTTTATGAGTAAATATCCTGATATTAAAGTTGCTAGAGGAGCTTGTCTTTTAAAGAGTGAAGAGGATTTAGATGAAGTAGCAAAGGTTCTTTACAACTATTACAAAAAGAATTTAGATAACGGCGAAGTGGTAGCATTTATGGGACACGGTAACCCTGAAGAAGAATATAGCCATGCAAATGGTCGTTACAAACAACTAGAAGCTAGACTTCAAAAACTTTCTGGTAAAAAGAATATTTTCATTGGTACTGTAGATTGGAAAGAGATGATGTTTGGTCATGTACGTGATGGTATCATCGCTTATGCAAAAGAAAAAGGATTAGCAGAAACTGAATACAAAAAACAAGTGGTTACTCTTGCTCCATTGATGTCAATCGCTGGAGACCACGCTCAAAACGATATGTTGGGTGGATTAGAACAAGGACAAAAGGAGTCAGATGTAGATCCATTTGAAGCTGACTTCGACGAAAGAAAAGGAGAACCATGTGCAGAGTTTACTTGGATATTGAAGCTTGAAAAACTAGGCTTTACAATTAATCCAGAAGGTTCAACTACCGATCCTGAAAAATTCAGCGTTCTTGGTTTAGGTGATCATGCTGCTCTTCGTCAAATTTGGGTTAACCATCTAAAAGATGCAAAATTCGAATCTTGGAATGAAAAATTTAATGAAAAGGATTAA
- a CDS encoding protein of unknown function DUF488 (COGs: COG3189 conserved hypothetical protein~InterPro IPR007438~KEGG: bfr:BF1300 hypothetical protein~PFAM: Protein of unknown function DUF488~SPTR: Putative uncharacterized protein;~manually curated~IMG reference gene:2504107197~PFAM: Protein of unknown function, DUF488), whose translation MKIQIKIKRVYDEPSESDGLRVLVDKFWPRGVKKIDLPYDIWAKGIVPSDVLRQTFHKDIPTRFDEFAKQYAQELRKSEGFHSFIQDLKTRNTDTLTLLYASRFPKTNHALVLQKEIERVLK comes from the coding sequence ATGAAGATACAGATAAAGATAAAGAGAGTGTATGATGAACCTAGTGAATCGGATGGATTGAGAGTTTTAGTAGATAAATTTTGGCCTAGAGGGGTAAAGAAAATAGATTTACCTTATGATATCTGGGCTAAAGGAATAGTTCCAAGTGATGTTCTTCGTCAAACTTTTCATAAAGATATACCCACGAGATTTGACGAATTTGCTAAGCAATATGCACAAGAGCTGAGAAAATCTGAAGGTTTTCACTCATTTATCCAAGACTTGAAAACTAGGAATACTGATACTCTCACTTTACTTTATGCTTCAAGATTTCCAAAAACCAATCATGCCCTTGTGTTACAGAAAGAAATAGAGAGGGTTTTAAAATAG